A single region of the Hirundo rustica isolate bHirRus1 chromosome 17, bHirRus1.pri.v3, whole genome shotgun sequence genome encodes:
- the PXN gene encoding paxillin isoform X2, which translates to MDDLDALLADLESTTSHISKRPVFLTEETPYSYPTGNHTYQEIAVPPPVPPPPSSEALNGTVVDPLDQWQPNTPRYGHQQAQSQSPIYSSSAKSSSASVPRDGLSSPTPRASEEEHVYSFPNKQKSAEPSPTMTSSSLGSNLSELDRLLLELNAVQHTPASGFTADEAGRSPSLPSVAGPHYVVPENSSSGAGKAAPPTKEKPKRNGARGIEDVRPSVESLLDELESSVPSPVPAITVSQGEVSSPQRVTASQQQTRISASSATRELDELMASLSDFKTSSTMSLISDSSLEPVASSANADSSNSPHSLTVLSHSKHPSASHSGDSTVPTSVPSAGPCIEGGSDTAVLPLSGHPAAPPPVPPLAQTVPVPPPRSSSGYVTRGEQVASASLVQLNRKPDSSRNTSQAVPASSVELLCRSANVEARGLGYDMAKETEKEQRTDPKVSSVPISNALKGQIPKEPHQQGALRDNSALPSQGRSVETALDELWALELPAHVPEVHAKNENVLDSVNEPSVVALDRWVVFPDTKNQSGLVVEQGQELKAEVPHETEVHHYPDLGKKRQGRDRTLRKGGTANMNKAKGEQENEQFRSSAVTPESPENFGKAEWDLPCVSKPPIERISASGQIKSLIRRTKETSNVHPMSRDLSPRRKLGPAIFHKTESRDHLIEELQDRLGIDNQQEQEEWQSQDAWLTEGVTVTARPRGEEQSGAQQVEKVVFPPESPLLPRRMISVPASSQLQPSKEAAKTVPANAAPSPAPGPAPLLSLPPQPSHVSSTPVPSPVSSFSLTPQPLFQWEASDNDYHEVSVVGTPPNEDPKHSCSPQTWTPSTKAVVSVGCQTEDEAFFPEMQAGFSVLVTSAPPLVRSASLLAAPAPQGPTASDKFMAQGKAGSSSPPSTASKPGSQLDTMLGSLQSDLNKLGVATVAKGVCGACKKPIAGQVVTAMGKTWHPEHFVCTHCQEEIGSRNFFERDGQPYCEKDYHNLFSPRCYYCNGPILDKVVTALDRTWHPEHFFCAQCGAFFGPEGFHEKDGKAYCRKDYFDMFAPKCGGCARAILENYISALNTLWHPECFVCRECFTPFVNGSFFEHDGQPYCEVHYHERRGSLCSGCQKPITGRCITAMGKKFHPEHFVCAFCLKQLNKGTFKEQNDKPYCQNCFLKLFC; encoded by the exons ACGCCTTACTGGCAGACCTGGAATCCACCACCTCGCATATCTCCAAACGACCAGTATTTCTCACGGAGGAAACTCCTTACTCCTACCCAACTGGAAACCACACGTACCAGGAGATTGCTGTGCCGCCCCCGGTGCCCCCGCCACCCTCCAGTGAGGCTCTGAATGGCACCGTGGTCGACCCCTTAGACCAGTGGCAACCCAACACACCCAGATACGGCCACCAGCAG GCTCAGTCCCAGTCTCCTATATACAGCTCTAGTGCCAAAAGCTCCAGTGCCTCCGTTCCTAGAGACGGGCTCAGCTCTCCTACTCCCCGTGCCAGTGAAGAGGAACACGTCTACAG TTTCCCGAACAAGCAAAAGTCCGCAGAACCATCTCCTACGATGACCAGctcctctctgggcagcaacCTCTCAGAACTGGACAGACTCCTTCTGGAACTGAATGCTGTTCAGCATACTCCTGCCAGCGGCTTCACAGCAG ATGAGGCTGGCAGAAGCCCATCACTGCCCAGCGTGGCTGGCCCTCACTATGTTGTCCCAGAGAACAGCAGCTCAGGGGCAGGCAAGGCTGCACCCCCGACAAAAGAAAAGCCGAAGCGAAATGGTGCACGCGGGATCGAAGATGTGCGTCCCAGTGTGGAGAGCCTGCTGGATGAGCTGGAGAGCTCCGTGCCAAGCCCAGT GCCTGCAATCACTGTGAGCCAGGGCGAGGTGAGCAGCCCTCAGCGTGTCACTGCCAGTCAGCAGCAGACCCgaatttctgcttcttcagctACACGAGAACTGGATGAGCTGATGGCATCTCTCTCTGACTTTAAG ACTAGTTCCACTATGTCTCTGATTTCTGACTCTTCCCTAGAACCGGTTGCCAGTTCAGCAAATGCAGACTCCAGCAACTCTCCTCACAGTTTAACAGTGCTGTCCCATTCCAAACACCCTTCTGCAAGTCACAGTGGGGACTCGACAGTGCCAACATCTGTCCCATCAGCAGGGCCCTGCATTGAAGGAGGCAGTGACACTGCAGTTCTGCCTTTGTCAGGGCATCCTGCTGCCCCTCCACCTGTGCCCCCTTTAGCACAaactgtccctgtgcccccaccACGGAGCTCCTCTGGTTATGTTACTCGTGGGGAGCAGGTGGCCTCTGCAAGCTTAGTTCAGCTGAACAGAAAGCCTGACTCTTCCAGAAATACTTCCCAAGCTGTGCCAGCTTCCAGTGTGGAGCTTCTCTGTAGATCTGCTAATGTGGAGGCACGGGGCTTAGGGTATGACATGGCAAAAGAGACTGAGAAGGAGCAGAGAACTGACCCCAAAGTCTCAAGTGTACCCATTTCAAATGCTCTGAAAGGGCAGATACCCAAAGAGCCACATCAGCAGGGAGCACTCAGGGACAACTCAGCTCTTCCTTCCCAGGGCAGAAGTGTGGAAACAGCTTTAGATGAGCTGTGggccctggagctgcctgcacATGTGCCAGAGGTGCAtgcaaagaatgaaaatgtCTTGGATTCTGTTAATGAACCTTCTGTTGTTGCCCTGGATCGGTGGGTTGTCTTCCCAGACACTAAAAACCAGTCGGGCCTTGTAGTGGAGCAAGGACAGGAGCTAAAAGCTGAAGTCCCACATGAAACCGAGGTACACCACTATCCTGATCTGGGCAAGAAGAGGCAGGGCAGAGACAGAACTCTTAGGAAGGGAGGTACTGCTAACATGAACAAGGCCAAAGGAGAACAGGAAAATGAGCAGTTCAGAAGCTCTGCAGTCACTCCAGAATCTCCTGAAAACTTTGGGAAGGCTGAATGGGATCTGCCATGTGTCTCCAAACCACCCATTGAGAGGATTTCTGCGTCAGGCCAG ATTAAATCTTTAATCAGGAGGACAAAAGAGACTTCAAATGTGCATCCAATGTCTCGGGACCTCTCTCCAAGGCGTAAACTAGGTCCTGCCATATTCCACAAGACTGAGTCACGAGATCACTTGATTGAGGAGCTTCAGGACAGACTGGGCATCGATAACCAACAGGAGCAGGAAGAATGGCAAAGCCAGGATGCCTGGCTGACAGAGGGGGTCACAGTCACTGCCAGGCCCCGGGGGGAGGAACAGAGTGGTGCACAGCAAGTAGAGAAG GTGGTTTTTCCTCCAGAATCCCCGCTCCTCCCCAGGAGGATGATCTCTGTTCcagcctcttcccagctccagccttccAAAGAAGCTGCAAAGACAGTCCCTGCTaatgctgctccttctcctgcccctggccctgcacctCTTCTCTCACTTCCACCTCAGCCTTCCCATGTGTCATCTACCCCAGTTCCTAGTCcagtctcttccttcagcttgaCTCCCCAGCCTCTCTTCCAGTGGGAAGCTTCTGACAATGATTATCATGAGGTTTCTGTTGTGGGCACCCCTCCTAATGAAGATCCCAAACATTCCTGTTCTCCCCAGACCTGGACCCCTAGCACCAAGGCAGTTGTCTCTGTTGGCTGTCAGACTGAAGATGAAGCTTTCTTCCCAGAAATGCAGGCAGGCTTCTCTGTTCTG GTGACCTCTGCTCCTCCCCTCGTCCGCAGTGCCAGTCTGTTGGCTGCTCCTGCACCCCAGGGCCCCACAGCCTCTGACAAG ttcatggcacagggaaaagctgggagcagctcccctccATCCACAGCCTCCAAGCCTGGCAGTCAGCTGGATACCATGCTGGGAAGTCTTCAGTCTGACCTGAATAAACTGGGTGTAGCTACAGTTGCCAAAGGCGTCTGCGGAGCCTGCAAGAAGCCTATTGCTGGGCAG GTAGTTACAGCCATGGGGAAAACCTGGCACCCTGAGCACTTCGTCTGCACCCACTGCCAGGAGGAGATCGGGTCTCGGAACTTCTTTGAGCGGGATGGGCAGCCCTACTGCGAGAAGGACTATCACAACCTCTTCTCTCCTCGCTGCTACTACTGCAATGGGCCCATCCTTGAT AAAGTGGTGACGGCTTTGGACAGGACATGGCACCCTGAACACTTTTTCTGTGCTCAGTGTGGAGCTTTCTTTGGACCTGAAG GATTTCATGAGAAGGATGGCAAAGCCTATTGCCGCAAGGACTACTTTGATATGTTTGCTCCCAAGTGCGGAGGCTGTGCCCGGGCTATCCTGGAAAACTACATCTCTGCCTTGAACACCCTGTGGCACCCCGAGTGCTTTGTCTGTCGG gaatgTTTCACCCCGTTTGTCAACGGCAGCTTCTTCGAGCACGACGGCCAGCCCTACTGCGAGGTGCATTACCACGAGCGCCGCGGCTCGCTCTGCTCCGGCTGCCAGAAGCCCATCACAGGACGCTGCATCACTGCTATGGGCAAGAAATTCCACCCAGAACACTTTGTCTGTGCCTTCTGCCTCAAGCAGCTCAACAAAGGAACCTTCAAAGAGCAGAACGACAAGCCCTACTGCCAGAACTGTTTCCTCAAGCTCTTCTGTTAG